In one window of Hyla sarda isolate aHylSar1 chromosome 1, aHylSar1.hap1, whole genome shotgun sequence DNA:
- the LOC130311695 gene encoding zinc finger CCHC domain-containing protein 3-like: MSNVNYTGQAFKRRNVVRFRHRGAKEELPDRRFVVRELLCHQMGFLPSNILAVINLPDRQGYDVSFKLISDLDRFWANVTRVRDADGWNKFSFVPISRPDTANVTIIFWNESVPPQDIVVWLKRHCDLMSDLTKTRDEDGIWTGGWKVLVKLRQINNITQHLPNSFFIGREKGVCFYAGQPRKCFKCGKTGHIASVCTLVKCNLCGEIGHVSATCQNIRCNLCGDTFKYSRTVT; the protein is encoded by the exons ATGTCCAATGTGAATTATACaggtcaggctttcaagaggaggaacgtggtcaggttcagacatagaggggccaaggaggagctgcctgacaggaggtttgtggtccgtgaacttctgtgccaccaaatgggcttcctgccatctaacatcctggcagtgataaaccttcctgacaggcagggctatgacgtcagcttcaaactcattTCCGACCTCGACCGCTTCTGGGCCaatgtcacccgggtgagagatgctgatggctggaataagttcagctttgtccccatctccagaccggacacagcgaatgtcaccattatattctggaacgagtctgtccccccccaggatattgttgtATGGTTAAAAAGgcactgtgacctaatgtcagatctgactaagaccagggatgaggacggcatatggacgggcgggtggaaggtcctggtaaagttacggcagattaataacattacccaacatctgcccaattcatttttcattggtcgggagaaaggggtttgtttctatgcaggtcagcccagaaaatgcttcaagtgtgggaagaccggtcatatcgcgagtgtgtgcaccctggtgaagtgtaatttatgtggggagatcggccatgtcagcgccacctgccagaacatccgctgcaacctctgtg gagacacgtttaaatactcaaggactgttacgtga